In the Fibrobacter sp. UWB5 genome, one interval contains:
- a CDS encoding CotH kinase family protein, whose amino-acid sequence MGYWAKIISGTALLASFSFAQTYDLPIIFVDTKQKCLDKNVTEKIPATMRVLDGKTNNVADSAKGTLYDIGIKVRGQSSAMFPKPGYSVEVRDDKGEGMDVSMFGLPPADDWVLHGPYVDKSMLRNALAYWLFRQAGRYAPRTKHFDLYINGVYRGVYVMVEKIKRGKYRVNVSKLKETDIAGDSLTGGYIWAFDKVGTNTGGGGSNNQGGIQAEGFNTSDGLNVILHYPKKANIQKEQEEYLKKYLNDLEALFKNGKNGDGFDKYVDLGSAVDYVLHQEITNNGDSYWCSFFLHKPKDKTKNGVFTEGKVTLGPPWDFNLAMSNGGMMGFGGSGNSWQIESSSKSGNGGMWGMGGGSLIAPKWLTGMWKRSDYQSELKKRWAELRSGVWHTKVMDAYLDSMKTYLTKAAERNFKRWPNLGKNSGQNDPDPEPMKYCNSSSGGMGMGMGGNNADTWEGEVEHLRKKMKERMQWMDQQLGFTEPSSPIVTQPVDPSIHEPDWENDKKKDSIPDNNPPQDIADNFSRLSPTNYFDVNGDMLEIQTSLGGTFALIDLNGTVLYKTRIKKGLTTMKIPGKAKNTHWIATLNGKMLGR is encoded by the coding sequence ATGGGCTATTGGGCTAAAATTATATCTGGCACGGCGCTTTTGGCGTCTTTCTCCTTCGCACAGACTTATGATCTGCCGATTATTTTCGTTGACACCAAGCAGAAATGTCTTGATAAGAATGTCACCGAGAAGATTCCTGCTACCATGCGCGTTTTGGACGGAAAGACGAATAATGTGGCGGACAGTGCCAAGGGTACTCTCTACGATATTGGCATCAAGGTAAGAGGCCAGTCTTCTGCAATGTTCCCGAAGCCGGGCTACAGCGTTGAAGTCCGCGACGATAAGGGCGAAGGCATGGACGTGAGCATGTTCGGGCTCCCGCCTGCCGATGACTGGGTTTTGCATGGTCCGTACGTTGACAAGAGTATGCTCCGTAACGCTCTCGCTTACTGGCTCTTTAGACAGGCAGGCCGTTATGCTCCCCGTACCAAGCATTTTGATCTGTACATCAACGGTGTGTACCGCGGCGTGTATGTGATGGTCGAAAAAATCAAACGCGGCAAGTATCGCGTGAATGTGAGCAAGCTTAAAGAAACCGATATCGCCGGCGATAGCCTTACCGGTGGCTACATTTGGGCTTTCGATAAGGTCGGCACCAACACGGGTGGCGGCGGTAGCAATAACCAGGGTGGTATTCAGGCAGAAGGTTTCAATACCTCCGATGGCTTGAACGTCATTTTGCACTACCCCAAGAAAGCAAACATTCAAAAGGAACAGGAAGAATACCTCAAGAAGTACCTGAACGATCTTGAAGCGCTGTTCAAGAACGGAAAGAATGGTGATGGATTCGATAAATACGTAGACCTCGGCTCTGCTGTTGACTACGTGCTGCACCAGGAAATCACGAACAACGGCGACTCCTACTGGTGCAGCTTCTTCCTGCATAAACCCAAGGACAAGACTAAGAACGGCGTGTTTACCGAAGGCAAGGTTACCCTTGGCCCGCCTTGGGACTTTAACCTTGCTATGAGTAATGGTGGCATGATGGGCTTTGGCGGCTCGGGCAACAGCTGGCAGATTGAAAGCAGCAGCAAGAGCGGCAATGGTGGCATGTGGGGCATGGGTGGTGGCTCCTTGATTGCTCCCAAGTGGCTTACCGGCATGTGGAAGAGAAGCGATTACCAGAGCGAACTCAAGAAGCGCTGGGCAGAACTCCGCAGTGGCGTTTGGCACACCAAGGTCATGGATGCTTACTTGGATTCCATGAAGACTTACTTGACTAAGGCTGCCGAAAGAAACTTCAAGCGTTGGCCGAACCTGGGCAAAAACAGTGGCCAGAACGATCCTGATCCGGAACCGATGAAGTACTGCAATTCTAGCAGTGGCGGCATGGGCATGGGTATGGGCGGTAACAATGCCGATACTTGGGAAGGCGAAGTGGAACATCTCCGCAAGAAAATGAAAGAAAGAATGCAGTGGATGGACCAGCAACTCGGCTTTACGGAACCGTCTAGCCCGATCGTGACTCAGCCCGTGGACCCGAGCATTCATGAACCCGATTGGGAAAACGACAAGAAGAAGGATTCTATTCCCGATAACAATCCCCCGCAGGATATCGCTGATAATTTCAGCAGACTGTCTCCGACGAACTACTTTGACGTGAACGGTGACATGCTTGAAATCCAGACGAGCTTGGGTGGCACATTCGCTTTAATTGACCTGAATGGTACGGTCTTGTACAAGACTCGAATCAAGAAGGGTCTTACGACCATGAAGATTCCGGGCAAGGCGAAGAATACGCATTGGATCGCAACACTCAACGGGAAGATGCTCGGTCGCTAA
- a CDS encoding CotH kinase family protein: MIRLPKLLLCTATLLFASAAFAQTYDLPLIVVNTKGQNLAKGADKIPGEMRIVDNGSNTLSDSSKVDKIDIGIKIRGQTSADFPKKGYGVELHDPTGQDTSLKVLGMPKNADWVFHGPYVDKTLIRNALAHWLYQRTGRYSSRFKFFELYLNGQYKGVYVLLEKIKRAKARVHIAKLKDEDTSGDELTGGYVLSIDKVENNSTSGLDKEGFKSKDGSPVVMRSPKKENTTKEQQDYIKNFFNKIESTCDNGDVNSNGCSDILDIDAAVDYIMHEDVTNNTDAYICSFYMFKDKDSKGGKLQLGAPWDFNLGFGAYQRVGGEKAEGWRVPQSAKGGSGDWFVAKWVQNLWNNDGFQKKYKERWKELRSGVWHTKNIDHFIDSLKTVLKKAADRNFERWPNLGQASGTCDADPMDSNGGNNGGNNGNPWGGGMWGGGMGGFCMGMKMNYYNEPTWDAEIEHLRKYVKQRFSWIDQQVGFSEPSAPVVTEPLIIDDWTYYDKVDDDDNPGSNVSNPPPSALNSYLSISRLNFYKLDGRLMTVQSEKGGMLKLLDCNGHVIFQKRIRAGVESVQLPRSLVDKTWITTLNGKLLSR; encoded by the coding sequence ATGATTCGCCTACCTAAGTTATTACTCTGTACAGCAACGCTGCTTTTCGCAAGCGCTGCTTTTGCGCAAACATATGACCTGCCGCTGATTGTCGTGAATACGAAAGGCCAGAATCTTGCGAAAGGTGCCGACAAGATTCCCGGCGAAATGCGCATTGTGGATAACGGCTCGAATACGCTTTCGGATTCTTCGAAGGTCGATAAAATAGATATCGGCATCAAGATTCGCGGGCAGACTTCTGCGGACTTTCCGAAGAAGGGCTACGGCGTAGAGCTTCATGACCCGACGGGGCAAGACACGAGTCTCAAGGTTCTCGGCATGCCCAAGAATGCGGATTGGGTGTTCCATGGCCCGTATGTCGACAAGACGCTTATTCGCAACGCGCTGGCCCATTGGCTTTACCAGAGGACAGGGCGCTATAGTTCTCGCTTCAAGTTCTTTGAACTCTATTTGAACGGCCAGTACAAGGGTGTCTACGTGCTTCTTGAAAAAATCAAGCGCGCCAAGGCCCGTGTGCATATCGCAAAGCTCAAAGATGAAGATACCAGTGGCGATGAATTGACTGGTGGCTACGTGCTCAGTATTGACAAGGTGGAAAATAACTCCACGAGCGGTCTCGATAAGGAGGGCTTCAAGAGTAAAGATGGTTCGCCGGTTGTGATGCGTTCTCCGAAAAAAGAGAACACGACCAAGGAACAGCAGGACTACATCAAGAACTTCTTTAACAAGATTGAATCTACTTGTGACAACGGCGATGTCAACAGCAACGGGTGTTCCGATATTTTGGACATTGATGCTGCGGTCGACTACATTATGCACGAAGATGTCACCAACAATACAGACGCCTATATTTGCAGCTTCTACATGTTCAAGGATAAAGACAGCAAGGGCGGCAAGTTACAGTTGGGCGCTCCTTGGGACTTTAACCTTGGATTTGGAGCCTACCAGCGTGTAGGTGGCGAAAAGGCCGAGGGCTGGCGTGTGCCCCAGAGCGCAAAAGGCGGTTCCGGCGATTGGTTTGTGGCCAAGTGGGTGCAGAATCTTTGGAACAACGATGGCTTCCAGAAAAAATACAAGGAACGCTGGAAAGAATTGCGTAGTGGCGTTTGGCATACCAAGAACATCGATCATTTTATCGATTCGCTCAAAACCGTTCTGAAAAAGGCTGCTGACCGCAACTTTGAACGTTGGCCGAATCTCGGTCAGGCGAGCGGTACCTGCGATGCCGACCCGATGGATTCCAATGGCGGAAACAATGGTGGCAACAACGGCAACCCGTGGGGTGGTGGCATGTGGGGCGGCGGCATGGGCGGCTTCTGCATGGGCATGAAGATGAACTATTACAACGAACCCACTTGGGATGCCGAAATCGAACACTTGCGCAAGTACGTGAAGCAAAGATTCTCGTGGATTGACCAACAGGTGGGCTTTAGCGAACCGTCGGCACCTGTAGTCACGGAACCGCTTATTATTGATGACTGGACTTATTACGACAAGGTCGACGATGACGACAATCCCGGATCAAACGTTTCTAACCCGCCTCCTTCGGCCCTCAATTCTTATTTGAGTATTTCGCGCTTGAATTTCTATAAGCTGGATGGCCGCCTAATGACTGTCCAGAGCGAAAAGGGCGGCATGCTCAAGCTTTTGGATTGCAACGGCCACGTGATTTTCCAGAAGAGAATCCGTGCTGGAGTAGAAAGTGTGCAACTTCCCCGTAGTCTAGTTGACAAGACCTGGATTACAACGCTTAATGGAAAACTTTTGAGTCGCTAA
- a CDS encoding YgcG family protein, producing the protein MAETSFEDQRFPQKPSESQIYDDNHLLNASETQLFNDLAQKFHQETGIELTCVLIDDIGHANQFEKGDKYAKFTAEQWNLGKETGEGIMIFVAQKQRWKNIVVTPSLNKIYSEKKLAKVQQKTLLPAFRENNYSEGILSLSYALAKIGAKAKGKKLNIDETPYKLRENSVSSLMILFILFVSFLLLMAKFSGGRGNGIFWFLFGGAIKNKKKDEPEVGFGGGFGSSPRGFGGGFGSGFGNSGFGNRNSW; encoded by the coding sequence ATGGCAGAAACATCTTTCGAAGACCAAAGATTTCCTCAGAAGCCCAGCGAAAGTCAGATTTACGACGACAATCATCTGCTGAACGCTTCCGAGACGCAACTTTTTAACGACCTCGCCCAAAAGTTCCATCAAGAAACAGGGATTGAACTTACCTGCGTGCTGATCGACGACATCGGACACGCAAATCAATTCGAAAAAGGCGACAAGTACGCAAAGTTCACCGCCGAACAATGGAACCTCGGCAAAGAAACCGGCGAAGGCATCATGATTTTCGTCGCTCAAAAGCAACGCTGGAAAAACATCGTCGTCACCCCCAGTCTCAACAAGATCTACAGCGAAAAGAAACTGGCAAAGGTTCAACAGAAGACACTCCTCCCCGCCTTCCGCGAAAACAATTACAGCGAAGGAATCCTTTCGCTTTCGTACGCACTCGCTAAAATCGGCGCCAAGGCAAAAGGCAAAAAACTTAACATCGACGAAACCCCGTACAAGCTTAGAGAAAACAGCGTTTCCTCGCTCATGATTCTATTCATCCTCTTTGTTTCATTCTTGCTGCTGATGGCTAAGTTCAGCGGCGGACGCGGCAACGGAATCTTCTGGTTCCTGTTCGGCGGCGCCATCAAGAACAAGAAGAAGGATGAACCCGAAGTCGGATTCGGCGGCGGATTCGGAAGCAGCCCGCGTGGCTTTGGCGGTGGATTCGGAAGCGGTTTTGGCAACAGCGGATTCGGAAACCGGAATTCCTGGTGA
- a CDS encoding alpha/beta fold hydrolase, giving the protein MNEKWTWLPDFASDMGIWEDDLVGIAPDAEHVFVAYEKMVSVLDDIYGLPDLAKASTVVGWGFGAFVLLKNAPNRPKNQKWILLSPYADYCSEHSEWNNENLSFIAHQTKTAVDATLNAFYELIENEFGEWQDDWMKAAKAINPEALYKGLSYIAKNRIDAPVPITAETQVLYGRMDGAVPPAMTLELKEFMPGVEFKERPKAGHWPPLLLF; this is encoded by the coding sequence ATGAATGAGAAATGGACATGGCTCCCGGACTTTGCCTCGGATATGGGGATATGGGAAGACGATCTGGTCGGCATTGCGCCTGATGCAGAACATGTTTTCGTGGCATACGAAAAGATGGTGTCTGTTCTTGATGATATTTACGGTTTGCCTGACCTTGCCAAGGCATCTACCGTTGTTGGATGGGGATTTGGAGCTTTTGTCCTTTTAAAGAATGCGCCCAATCGCCCCAAGAACCAGAAATGGATTTTGCTTTCGCCTTATGCAGATTATTGCTCTGAGCACAGTGAATGGAATAACGAGAATTTGTCGTTTATTGCGCACCAGACGAAGACCGCTGTCGATGCGACATTGAACGCTTTCTACGAACTGATTGAAAATGAATTTGGCGAATGGCAAGATGACTGGATGAAAGCGGCAAAAGCGATCAATCCTGAAGCCCTGTACAAGGGTCTCTCGTATATAGCGAAGAACCGAATTGACGCTCCAGTTCCTATTACGGCTGAAACTCAGGTTTTGTATGGCCGTATGGATGGCGCCGTTCCGCCGGCAATGACTTTGGAACTCAAGGAATTTATGCCCGGGGTAGAGTTCAAGGAACGCCCCAAGGCTGGGCATTGGCCGCCTCTACTTTTGTTCTAG
- the lnt gene encoding apolipoprotein N-acyltransferase has protein sequence MKKFPKIYWIYLAVLFVAEVIVFSLRPDKPGLYTQVLQVLPLAVTLPFLFFKETRKNFKRTLFTFAIVSFAFLALDYNIGDLNKIGHAGLIQLILTSCPIGIFWIILFARWNYKHIKIRESRTALFLSCFAWGLYALAYPPMPLGPAALLILVPWFIVLNRFNRGQAMFATFWSGMLYNTINYYWIYNVMHVETAPSGLILFGLFLLIAFFSAYNTLAGFVYTLAKDAPVKIRTVLLILFPVFYAGLEMTRTYGDFAFPWSHLGYVFGNSLELLQMLPYIGIFGYTILVIASNQAVAQTLCKVQDIKKAIPVLAVPLSIFVVLLIQGSIVLSKTEAQSFYNADAEGNPSIALIQPSIAQGAKWSKERFDNIVDKTLGMVNDSIKEHADLIVLAETAIPDHIRRQPGIIERLHEVADSKNSQLLVGALDYRRNPRGSIRKFDVYNASFLFSPGVPSFPERYIKKHLVPFSERIPFDEIFPILNYVDLGEGDFVAGKETPVYQPSLWTPYICYDAIFGDLVREAIRSGSRLMVNITNDGWFGRSTAPYQHLNLIRYRAIENGMPVARLANSGVSAFIDQYGHYDGNTEIFTDRVVQRKMPLKTRDTLYSRIGDFVEMFLLCFFAAYLIATLLLSFINHKRG, from the coding sequence ATGAAAAAGTTCCCGAAAATCTATTGGATTTATCTAGCGGTTCTTTTTGTTGCAGAAGTCATTGTTTTTTCGCTGCGTCCCGACAAGCCGGGACTATACACGCAAGTTTTGCAAGTACTCCCTTTGGCAGTAACGCTTCCGTTCCTGTTTTTCAAGGAAACCCGAAAAAATTTCAAGCGCACGCTTTTCACTTTCGCAATCGTTTCTTTTGCATTCCTTGCGCTTGACTACAACATTGGCGACTTGAATAAAATCGGGCACGCCGGCCTGATTCAGCTTATCCTTACATCATGCCCCATCGGCATTTTCTGGATTATCCTTTTCGCCCGTTGGAATTACAAGCACATCAAGATTCGCGAATCACGCACCGCGCTATTCCTTTCTTGTTTTGCCTGGGGTCTGTATGCACTCGCCTACCCGCCCATGCCCTTGGGCCCCGCAGCGCTCTTGATTCTTGTACCGTGGTTCATCGTCCTCAACCGATTCAACCGCGGCCAAGCCATGTTCGCCACCTTCTGGTCGGGCATGCTTTACAACACCATCAATTACTACTGGATCTATAACGTCATGCATGTAGAAACAGCTCCTTCGGGGCTGATTCTCTTCGGACTCTTTTTGCTGATAGCCTTCTTCAGCGCCTACAACACTCTGGCCGGATTCGTGTACACGCTTGCAAAAGACGCTCCTGTAAAAATCCGCACCGTTTTACTGATTCTCTTCCCAGTCTTTTACGCAGGTCTCGAAATGACCCGCACCTACGGCGATTTCGCCTTCCCGTGGAGTCACTTGGGCTATGTATTCGGCAACAGCCTGGAACTCCTGCAAATGCTTCCCTACATCGGAATCTTCGGCTACACAATTCTGGTCATCGCCTCGAACCAAGCCGTAGCCCAGACGCTTTGCAAAGTCCAGGACATCAAAAAGGCAATTCCCGTCTTGGCCGTCCCCCTTTCCATTTTCGTGGTGTTACTCATTCAGGGCAGCATCGTCTTGTCCAAGACCGAGGCGCAATCGTTCTATAATGCTGACGCCGAGGGCAACCCCTCTATCGCCCTTATACAGCCAAGCATTGCTCAGGGCGCCAAATGGAGCAAGGAACGTTTCGATAACATTGTCGACAAGACTCTCGGCATGGTCAACGACAGCATCAAGGAACATGCTGACCTTATCGTGCTTGCCGAAACCGCAATCCCCGACCACATTCGCAGGCAGCCCGGCATCATTGAACGCCTGCACGAAGTCGCAGACAGCAAGAACTCTCAACTTTTAGTAGGCGCACTCGACTACCGTCGCAATCCGCGCGGAAGCATCCGTAAGTTCGATGTCTACAATGCCTCGTTCCTCTTCTCGCCCGGTGTTCCGAGCTTCCCCGAACGCTATATCAAAAAACACCTGGTACCCTTCAGCGAACGAATTCCGTTTGACGAAATCTTCCCCATTTTAAACTACGTGGATCTCGGCGAAGGCGATTTCGTTGCCGGCAAGGAAACTCCCGTTTACCAGCCCTCCCTTTGGACGCCTTACATTTGCTACGACGCCATTTTCGGGGACTTGGTACGCGAGGCCATCCGTAGCGGATCACGCCTGATGGTCAACATCACAAATGACGGCTGGTTCGGCCGAAGCACCGCCCCCTACCAGCACTTGAACTTGATCCGTTACCGCGCCATCGAAAACGGCATGCCGGTGGCACGCCTTGCAAACAGCGGTGTTTCCGCATTCATCGACCAGTACGGCCACTACGACGGCAATACCGAGATCTTCACCGACCGCGTTGTACAAAGAAAAATGCCGCTCAAGACTCGCGACACTCTATACAGCCGTATTGGCGACTTTGTTGAAATGTTCTTGCTGTGCTTTTTCGCAGCCTACCTGATCGCAACGCTTTTGCTCTCTTTTATCAACCACAAACGCGGCTAG
- the rsmI gene encoding 16S rRNA (cytidine(1402)-2'-O)-methyltransferase: MHTLYIVATPIGNMEDITYRAVRTLKEVPLVLAEDTRHTRVLFDNYGINTPMEAYHDFNKEKVTPKYVEFLKNEGDIALVSDAGTPGVADPAFNLVRECVREGIDVRAIPGPCAMITALVSSGMPTDHFSFQYFSPKKSAQRIHLLEKLKDEEATQIFYASPHNIDKFVEEIGQVFGEIKIALMRELTKKFEEHLIGTPSEITAHFKAHPPKGEFVLIFNPQDKSGL; the protein is encoded by the coding sequence ATGCACACTCTTTATATTGTAGCGACCCCCATCGGGAACATGGAAGACATCACCTACCGCGCCGTGCGAACTTTAAAGGAAGTCCCGCTGGTGCTTGCCGAAGACACACGCCACACGCGCGTGCTCTTTGACAACTACGGCATCAACACGCCCATGGAAGCCTACCATGACTTCAATAAAGAGAAGGTAACCCCCAAGTATGTGGAATTCCTGAAAAACGAAGGCGACATCGCCCTGGTAAGCGATGCCGGTACTCCCGGCGTTGCAGACCCGGCTTTCAACCTGGTTCGCGAGTGCGTCCGCGAAGGAATCGACGTTCGCGCCATTCCTGGCCCCTGCGCCATGATTACCGCACTGGTTTCTAGCGGTATGCCCACAGACCATTTCTCCTTTCAATATTTCTCGCCCAAAAAGAGCGCCCAGCGCATTCACCTGCTGGAAAAGCTGAAAGACGAAGAAGCAACCCAGATTTTCTACGCGAGCCCGCATAACATCGACAAGTTCGTCGAAGAAATCGGCCAAGTCTTTGGCGAAATCAAGATCGCCCTGATGCGTGAACTCACCAAGAAATTCGAAGAACACCTGATCGGCACACCGTCCGAAATCACGGCCCATTTCAAGGCCCACCCGCCTAAAGGCGAATTCGTACTGATTTTCAATCCTCAAGACAAGAGCGGTCTCTAG
- a CDS encoding UDP-2,3-diacylglucosamine diphosphatase, with translation MNSSAYFISDAHLGVNPLGSVPNREQALVRFMESIKGKASHLVIVGDLFEFWYEYNDYVCRNHMDLFFAMRELVKSGCEVHLLQGNHDFAYGDFFPKSLGVLTHKELKLDIQGKKVYFRHGDGVAKSDFGYRLFRRVLDFPLNRFLFRQLHPDWGMALARFVGRNSRKVGESRIIKMEEYLHWANRMLEKTGCSYCILGHHHISGIWNVEKGIVASAGDWMKKLTYLRMEAGELDIQNFEA, from the coding sequence ATGAATTCGTCCGCCTACTTTATATCTGACGCGCACCTCGGGGTAAACCCGCTTGGCTCAGTCCCGAATCGCGAGCAGGCCCTTGTCCGTTTTATGGAATCAATCAAGGGCAAGGCTTCGCATTTGGTAATCGTGGGCGACTTGTTTGAATTCTGGTACGAATACAATGATTACGTTTGCCGTAATCATATGGATTTGTTCTTTGCCATGCGGGAACTGGTAAAATCCGGCTGCGAAGTCCATTTGTTGCAGGGGAATCACGATTTTGCCTATGGAGATTTCTTCCCGAAATCACTGGGTGTCTTGACTCATAAGGAATTGAAACTCGATATTCAGGGGAAAAAAGTCTATTTCCGCCATGGCGATGGCGTCGCTAAATCCGACTTCGGTTACCGGTTGTTCCGTCGAGTGCTTGATTTCCCGCTGAATCGATTCCTTTTCCGCCAACTCCATCCGGATTGGGGGATGGCCCTTGCCCGATTTGTGGGCAGAAACAGCCGTAAGGTGGGCGAGTCCCGCATTATCAAGATGGAAGAATACCTGCATTGGGCAAACCGTATGCTTGAAAAGACGGGGTGCTCCTACTGCATTCTGGGCCATCACCATATTTCGGGCATTTGGAATGTCGAAAAAGGGATTGTGGCGTCTGCCGGCGACTGGATGAAAAAACTCACCTACCTCCGGATGGAAGCAGGTGAGCTTGATATTCAGAATTTTGAAGCCTAG
- a CDS encoding alpha/beta hydrolase translates to MNSSLQKIGRFLKNTAFRLLRIAGILIVIYISMVFYLALTERRNAFPRAIYHKEANEAIQGKAKALTCILEDGTVLNGFTLGNENDPVMLYFPEADEDAAQFLAQVDSLPGTNIVAFNYRGSAQNKGTPSEDTFENDAKQITECAAQVNGHAPQTLVGRGMGAISAINQHTNHEQIILIDPIFDIADAIHQKYGFLYPKFLIRTNFKVSTDKLKKAQNNTTVLFDKKQFEERTKAEYSKLEGAKFFVRNGESLQKVLILSQKRNLF, encoded by the coding sequence ATGAACAGCTCTTTGCAAAAAATCGGCCGATTTCTAAAAAATACCGCCTTTAGGCTTTTACGCATTGCAGGTATCTTAATCGTTATATATATAAGTATGGTTTTCTACCTGGCTCTCACCGAACGCAGGAACGCATTCCCGAGAGCCATCTATCATAAAGAAGCGAACGAAGCAATCCAGGGTAAAGCAAAAGCCCTCACCTGCATACTCGAAGACGGCACGGTCCTGAATGGATTTACCCTGGGCAACGAAAACGATCCCGTCATGCTCTACTTCCCCGAAGCCGATGAAGATGCAGCCCAATTCCTCGCGCAAGTCGATTCGCTCCCGGGAACAAACATCGTCGCATTCAATTACCGAGGTTCCGCCCAGAACAAGGGTACGCCCAGCGAAGACACGTTTGAAAACGACGCCAAGCAAATTACGGAATGCGCAGCACAAGTAAACGGCCATGCCCCGCAAACCCTTGTAGGACGTGGCATGGGAGCAATCTCGGCAATCAACCAACATACAAATCACGAACAAATTATCTTAATCGATCCTATCTTCGATATTGCCGACGCCATTCACCAAAAGTACGGATTTCTTTATCCTAAGTTCCTGATTCGCACTAACTTTAAAGTATCCACAGACAAGCTAAAAAAAGCACAAAATAACACAACTGTACTCTTCGATAAGAAACAATTCGAAGAAAGAACGAAGGCCGAATATTCCAAATTGGAGGGCGCCAAGTTTTTTGTTCGAAATGGAGAGAGTCTCCAAAAAGTGTTGATTTTATCACAAAAACGCAATTTATTTTGA
- a CDS encoding TIGR02147 family protein, with amino-acid sequence MNVYAYYNYRKFLQDYYDYRKSVQRYFSYRSFAKKAGYSSSGFYLDLVRGRKSLTPQMLPKFIAALGLNEKEGRYFTLMVDFTHATTPASKQAIFEQMSALLPSAIKSLTKSQQEYYSKWYYVAVREALSVLNVGPKNIQELALFLNPRITLPQAKQAIQLLLSMQLIELDEKGFYRSVNKAIFSGSEISSLFVHQFQKQMMDLGKDALDHYSTERRNVSCMTMSVSAEGLERIISKIDLFRKEVVDIIRSDEGETMVCQMNIQFFPLSKEKVDLPPETEEEE; translated from the coding sequence ATGAACGTATACGCTTACTACAACTACCGAAAGTTCCTGCAGGACTATTACGACTACCGTAAGTCCGTGCAGCGATACTTTTCCTACAGGTCCTTTGCCAAGAAGGCGGGGTATTCCTCGTCGGGCTTTTATTTGGACTTGGTCCGCGGGCGCAAGTCGCTTACGCCTCAGATGTTGCCCAAGTTTATTGCGGCTCTAGGCCTGAATGAAAAGGAAGGCCGCTACTTCACGCTGATGGTGGACTTTACGCATGCCACCACGCCGGCGTCTAAGCAGGCAATCTTCGAGCAGATGTCCGCGCTTCTTCCGAGCGCCATCAAGTCTTTGACCAAGAGTCAGCAGGAATACTACAGTAAGTGGTATTACGTGGCCGTCCGCGAGGCGTTGTCCGTCTTGAACGTGGGCCCGAAGAATATCCAGGAACTCGCTTTGTTCCTGAATCCCCGTATCACTCTTCCGCAGGCAAAGCAGGCTATCCAGCTGCTTTTGTCGATGCAGTTGATTGAACTGGACGAAAAAGGTTTTTATCGCTCGGTTAACAAGGCTATCTTTAGCGGCTCCGAAATCTCGTCGCTTTTCGTTCATCAGTTCCAGAAACAGATGATGGACCTCGGTAAAGATGCCCTGGATCATTACAGTACCGAACGCAGAAATGTATCTTGTATGACGATGAGCGTTTCTGCTGAAGGACTCGAACGTATTATTAGTAAGATTGACCTGTTCCGTAAGGAAGTGGTCGATATTATCCGTTCGGATGAAGGTGAAACCATGGTGTGCCAGATGAATATCCAGTTTTTCCCGCTGAGTAAGGAAAAGGTGGACCTGCCGCCAGAAACCGAGGAGGAAGAATGA
- a CDS encoding RNA methyltransferase has translation MEFFDYYEKLFGDRWPALLESLKGDGCATELRFGEGLEPYFLDEASVFAARALGVEPGDDVLDMCAAPGGKTLVIASLLKGEGSLQSNDRSPDRRLRLQHVIENSLPESWRSVIKVTGYDGMKFGLHKKECFDKILLDAPCSSDRHVLNSPAHLEVWSAKRVKRLSVEQGALLASAVDALKTGGTVVYGTCALSPMENDDVVKKILKKRPAMRFEMIENLLPGADRTEFGVHILPDRSEGRGPIYCAKLVKEK, from the coding sequence ATGGAATTTTTCGACTACTACGAGAAGCTTTTTGGCGACCGTTGGCCCGCTTTGCTGGAATCCCTGAAAGGGGATGGTTGTGCGACGGAACTTCGCTTTGGCGAAGGTCTTGAACCGTATTTTTTGGACGAGGCTTCGGTGTTTGCGGCGCGTGCTCTCGGAGTGGAACCTGGCGATGACGTACTTGATATGTGTGCCGCCCCTGGCGGAAAAACGCTGGTGATAGCGTCGCTACTTAAGGGCGAAGGTTCCTTACAAAGTAACGACCGCTCGCCGGATCGCCGTTTGCGCCTGCAGCATGTGATTGAAAATTCCTTGCCCGAAAGCTGGCGTTCCGTAATCAAGGTGACGGGTTACGACGGCATGAAGTTTGGGCTCCATAAAAAGGAATGCTTTGACAAGATTCTTCTGGATGCGCCCTGTTCTTCGGACAGGCATGTGCTGAATTCTCCGGCGCATTTGGAAGTATGGTCTGCAAAGCGAGTCAAGAGACTTTCTGTAGAGCAGGGGGCGCTCCTGGCTTCGGCGGTAGATGCCCTGAAAACGGGTGGAACCGTGGTTTATGGCACCTGTGCGCTTTCGCCGATGGAAAATGACGATGTTGTCAAGAAAATCCTGAAAAAAAGGCCGGCGATGCGTTTCGAGATGATTGAAAACTTGCTGCCTGGCGCCGATCGTACCGAATTTGGTGTGCATATTTTGCCTGATCGCTCCGAGGGCCGCGGCCCCATTTATTGCGCTAAGCTAGTGAAAGAAAAATAG